In Fibrobacter sp. UWB10, a single window of DNA contains:
- a CDS encoding STAS domain-containing protein has product MELRTVLNDAEMTIALSGELNTLTSPKLAEEIAAHIEKINSLIMDFKECDYVSSAGIRVLLSTFKVLKKKQGNMQLLNIGENFREVLDATGLDAVFGLI; this is encoded by the coding sequence ATGGAACTTAGAACTGTTTTGAACGATGCTGAAATGACAATTGCTCTTTCTGGCGAGCTGAACACCCTCACCTCGCCCAAACTCGCAGAAGAAATTGCAGCTCACATCGAAAAGATAAACTCGCTAATCATGGATTTCAAAGAATGCGATTATGTATCCTCGGCAGGGATCCGAGTATTACTTTCAACATTCAAGGTCTTAAAAAAGAAACAGGGAAACATGCAACTTCTCAATATCGGCGAAAACTTCAGGGAAGTCCTGGACGCAACCGGACTCGACGCCGTTTTCGGTTTAATTTAA
- a CDS encoding DUF1302 family protein — translation MKRFTALGLAFAATVCAQETVFLGSLTSQAGVGLPNTHHNKGDFLLGQTTFDGTIKSYLDEAMVYVNAQIVHDALGAQSTNGSSAFVADDGTFALKLREAYIDWKGEMLALRIGRQVVSWGKADDIQITDVLNPRDESSFVASDYNESKLGIDAVRLSLLTEKTQIDAYWIPFFTPSILPLASGNPLNSQVFPRKFDGSRVGVPEKYNDFELPEKKLSKSELALRASAYTSFADLSLYGFYGWDDLPLIKYSPYINEFYEENDLDTLLVSGEYKRMYMVGADAAIPYGDLVFRFEGAFFPKRHIQTTAYYQIEKFVNENKIPTSERKNQAVGLAGLDWTPSGGWTITAQYVMDKIFDYNDNLDRRDYEHQATLSIEKSVLNETLTLMASGALDLRYFSSASELEIDYKLTDAITLSLIGDLYFRGYKYGMYGEYRDYSSVTFKGKMSF, via the coding sequence ATGAAACGATTCACCGCCCTCGGTTTAGCTTTTGCCGCAACCGTTTGCGCCCAAGAAACAGTCTTCTTGGGTAGCCTTACTTCGCAGGCCGGGGTAGGACTTCCGAACACACACCACAACAAGGGTGACTTTCTACTCGGCCAAACCACTTTCGACGGCACAATCAAATCGTACCTGGACGAAGCCATGGTCTATGTGAACGCCCAGATTGTCCACGACGCCTTAGGCGCACAATCGACAAACGGCTCATCCGCATTCGTTGCCGATGACGGCACCTTCGCCTTAAAACTCCGCGAAGCCTATATCGACTGGAAGGGCGAAATGCTTGCACTCCGTATCGGTCGCCAAGTTGTTTCATGGGGCAAGGCCGACGACATCCAGATTACCGATGTACTCAACCCGAGAGACGAATCAAGCTTTGTCGCAAGTGACTACAACGAGTCTAAACTCGGAATTGACGCCGTACGTCTTTCACTCTTGACCGAAAAGACTCAAATCGATGCGTACTGGATTCCGTTTTTCACGCCAAGTATTCTCCCACTCGCGAGTGGAAACCCGCTCAACAGTCAAGTTTTCCCAAGAAAATTTGATGGATCGAGAGTTGGTGTTCCAGAAAAGTACAACGATTTCGAACTTCCAGAAAAGAAACTTTCTAAGAGCGAACTAGCCTTGCGGGCAAGCGCCTACACGTCGTTCGCGGACCTGTCTCTATATGGATTTTACGGGTGGGATGACCTTCCGCTTATCAAGTATTCTCCCTACATAAACGAATTCTACGAGGAAAACGATTTAGACACCCTTCTTGTTTCCGGTGAATACAAGAGGATGTACATGGTCGGTGCCGACGCCGCAATTCCTTACGGAGACCTTGTATTCCGATTCGAAGGCGCTTTTTTCCCAAAACGGCATATCCAAACAACCGCTTATTACCAAATAGAAAAATTCGTTAACGAAAACAAGATTCCTACAAGCGAGCGAAAGAATCAAGCCGTAGGCCTCGCGGGCCTCGACTGGACACCGAGCGGGGGCTGGACCATTACCGCACAGTACGTGATGGATAAAATTTTCGATTACAACGACAACCTTGACAGAAGAGATTACGAGCATCAGGCGACATTAAGTATCGAAAAGTCCGTCTTAAATGAGACACTGACACTCATGGCATCGGGGGCACTAGACCTGCGATATTTCTCCAGCGCAAGCGAACTTGAAATCGACTACAAGCTGACCGACGCCATCACGCTGAGTCTGATCGGGGACCTGTACTTTAGAGGGTATAAATACGGAATGTACGGCGAATACCGCGATTATAGCAGCGTCACTTTCAAAGGAAAAATGTCATTCTAA
- a CDS encoding MMPL family transporter, whose product MRVSRINQFFRKAGATQIRYRWPILAILFVITVICSFGLVHFALSRGEEGWFGDSDEITINTKKYEQVFGNLNSIGVLLVKQDDGDVFSEEILNVIDKIGTRLQDEIPFANRLTSIINVNIPVGNEEGFEIVKPYENGIPSDSAELAKARALVMRGNEKTNALINALVSDDGRETWISLSLHPFEGKELEEKFEGDVEEVNLAIGYKLMEIMESDEFQNKDYKLYGGGIPFDSACEDRYEIPEYGIRVLCSIGVMLLFLALFLRNFFGVFVPAITTLSAIASVFGGMALFGVKADSTLVTLPVVLGMALAVGYSVHYINMFKLQFRRTGIRKESAIRCIEECGWPVLFTVLTTMASFISFLFVDMKPLVWMGKAAALVVLAIYLYVTILIPILLSFGKNGVPDTTSKDGATKLDKVFSAWSDLVYKRKWPFIVAAALIIAAFIPGMFKITAQLDYLSISGDKVPYVQEIKKMLKTKLGNQYSYSIMISFDEEGAFKKPENMKALLELEDYVGSLSLTKWSGGKPRVTSATSILKEMNRALNEGKDSLYAVPEDEYVLAQLMELSSIEMREDFSETMDEEFRITEVSVDMTQFATEEALQNMNALKAKLAELFPNAQCTLLGDMIRYSEMSNRIVFGGLKSFGFSLIIIAIMLMFAFSSFKLGIIGMIPNVAPVILVGGVMGYFDFALDFSTVTVMPLVLGIAVDDTIHLTTHLKVRYEECGSLPKAMEATFREIGASMFQTTLILCAMFGVYLFSPLRFLMVLGLLIIVGLSSALLADYTITPALLQVTKPYGKEKEKA is encoded by the coding sequence ATGAGGGTTTCTCGAATCAATCAGTTTTTCCGCAAGGCCGGGGCCACCCAGATTCGTTACCGTTGGCCCATTCTTGCCATACTCTTCGTTATCACCGTAATCTGCAGTTTCGGTCTTGTCCATTTCGCGCTCTCGCGTGGCGAAGAGGGCTGGTTTGGCGATTCCGACGAAATCACCATTAATACGAAAAAATACGAACAGGTCTTCGGAAACCTGAACAGCATCGGAGTACTCCTCGTAAAACAAGACGATGGAGATGTCTTTAGCGAAGAGATCCTGAATGTCATCGACAAAATCGGGACTCGGTTACAAGACGAAATTCCGTTTGCGAACCGACTTACCTCGATTATCAATGTCAATATTCCCGTAGGCAATGAAGAAGGCTTCGAAATCGTCAAGCCTTACGAGAACGGAATCCCCTCGGACTCCGCAGAACTCGCCAAGGCACGTGCCCTCGTGATGCGCGGAAACGAAAAGACGAACGCCCTCATCAACGCACTCGTCAGTGACGACGGACGCGAGACCTGGATATCCTTGTCGCTCCACCCGTTCGAAGGCAAGGAACTTGAAGAAAAATTCGAAGGCGATGTAGAAGAAGTCAACCTGGCTATCGGCTACAAGCTGATGGAAATTATGGAAAGCGACGAATTCCAGAACAAGGACTATAAACTGTATGGCGGTGGAATCCCGTTCGACAGCGCCTGCGAAGACCGTTACGAAATCCCCGAATACGGCATTAGGGTGCTATGTAGCATCGGCGTGATGCTTTTATTCCTGGCACTTTTCTTGCGCAATTTCTTTGGCGTTTTCGTTCCGGCAATCACTACCCTCAGCGCCATTGCCTCGGTATTTGGCGGCATGGCCCTTTTCGGAGTAAAGGCAGATTCTACGCTCGTCACTTTGCCTGTCGTTCTGGGCATGGCATTAGCCGTTGGCTATTCGGTGCATTATATAAACATGTTCAAGTTGCAATTTAGACGCACCGGCATCCGTAAAGAATCAGCAATCAGATGCATCGAAGAATGTGGTTGGCCGGTACTATTTACAGTGCTTACGACCATGGCTTCGTTTATCAGTTTCCTGTTTGTCGACATGAAACCCCTTGTATGGATGGGTAAAGCCGCAGCCCTTGTGGTGCTCGCAATTTACCTCTATGTAACAATCCTGATTCCAATTCTACTGTCGTTCGGCAAGAACGGTGTGCCCGATACTACTAGCAAAGACGGAGCGACAAAACTGGACAAGGTGTTTTCAGCCTGGTCCGATCTCGTCTATAAAAGAAAATGGCCCTTTATTGTGGCTGCAGCCCTGATTATTGCAGCATTTATTCCGGGAATGTTCAAGATTACGGCGCAACTGGACTACCTGAGTATTTCGGGCGACAAGGTTCCCTATGTGCAAGAAATCAAGAAAATGCTAAAGACTAAGCTCGGAAACCAGTACAGCTATTCCATCATGATCTCTTTTGACGAAGAAGGCGCATTCAAGAAGCCCGAAAACATGAAAGCACTTTTGGAACTCGAAGATTACGTAGGCTCCCTTTCGCTTACCAAGTGGTCGGGTGGAAAGCCGCGCGTGACCTCGGCGACAAGCATCTTGAAAGAAATGAATCGCGCCTTGAACGAAGGCAAAGATTCGCTTTACGCCGTTCCCGAAGACGAATACGTGCTTGCGCAGCTGATGGAACTTTCGTCTATCGAAATGCGCGAAGACTTTAGCGAAACGATGGACGAAGAATTCAGAATTACAGAAGTCAGCGTGGACATGACCCAATTCGCTACCGAAGAAGCGCTCCAAAACATGAACGCTTTAAAGGCTAAACTCGCCGAATTGTTCCCGAACGCCCAATGCACACTGCTTGGCGACATGATCCGCTATTCCGAAATGAGCAATCGCATTGTTTTTGGCGGCCTAAAATCCTTCGGATTTTCGCTCATCATCATCGCCATCATGCTAATGTTTGCATTCTCCAGCTTCAAGCTTGGAATTATCGGCATGATTCCGAACGTGGCCCCTGTCATTTTGGTGGGCGGTGTCATGGGATACTTTGACTTTGCGCTGGACTTTAGCACTGTCACCGTGATGCCCTTGGTGTTGGGTATTGCCGTAGACGACACAATCCACTTGACCACACACTTGAAAGTCCGATACGAAGAATGTGGTTCCCTACCGAAGGCAATGGAAGCGACCTTCCGCGAAATTGGGGCATCGATGTTCCAGACCACGTTGATTCTATGTGCAATGTTCGGTGTTTATCTGTTTAGCCCCTTACGTTTCTTGATGGTACTCGGCCTGCTAATCATTGTTGGCCTTTCAAGCGCCTTGCTCGCCGACTATACGATTACACCCGCACTTCTGCAAGTGACAAAGCCGTACGGCAAAGAAAAGGAGAAAGCATGA
- a CDS encoding outer membrane lipoprotein-sorting protein, which translates to MKNLFIKVLGTSLLYAAATFAQSANEIAKKVHDLPSGKTSSGTISVTLIDKNGKTRNREIASYTMKDGSTDKTVLVFKTPRDVAGISYLTYDYPDKADGSTVDSDSWIYLPAMKKVRRVSGSSKDDDFQGTDFTYDDLGTRSLSKDNFAILGEEKVNGIDCWILEAKAKDPKAKVSRRVSWVNKKTYVIHKGEYFDKQNRLQKTLVAENIQQVNGYWTSLKMTMTNVQTNHKTVYEIKNLKYDEKVNESYFTVSALEREQVK; encoded by the coding sequence ATGAAGAATCTGTTTATTAAAGTGCTCGGCACCAGTTTATTGTATGCGGCAGCCACCTTTGCCCAGTCGGCAAACGAAATCGCCAAGAAAGTCCACGACTTGCCGTCCGGAAAAACATCGTCTGGAACCATTTCAGTTACCCTAATTGACAAAAACGGAAAGACACGCAACCGAGAAATCGCATCTTACACCATGAAGGACGGCTCCACCGACAAGACGGTCCTTGTTTTCAAGACACCCAGGGACGTGGCGGGAATCAGCTACCTCACCTACGACTACCCCGACAAGGCCGACGGATCCACCGTAGATAGCGACAGCTGGATCTACCTCCCTGCCATGAAAAAGGTGCGCCGAGTTTCAGGTTCCAGCAAGGACGACGACTTCCAGGGGACGGACTTTACTTACGACGACTTGGGCACCCGCAGTCTTTCCAAGGACAACTTCGCCATTCTCGGCGAAGAGAAGGTGAACGGAATTGACTGCTGGATTCTCGAAGCCAAGGCAAAGGATCCCAAAGCAAAAGTAAGCCGTCGCGTGTCCTGGGTGAACAAGAAGACTTACGTAATCCACAAGGGCGAATACTTCGACAAGCAGAATCGTCTGCAAAAGACACTCGTTGCCGAAAACATTCAGCAAGTGAACGGCTACTGGACCTCTCTCAAGATGACCATGACCAACGTCCAAACAAACCACAAAACCGTCTACGAAATCAAGAACCTTAAGTACGACGAAAAAGTAAACGAAAGCTACTTTACAGTCAGCGCGTTGGAACGTGAACAGGTCAAATAA
- a CDS encoding DUF2147 domain-containing protein, protein MKKIVFTIFLCLATLAVEAQVDKILGPWTAIDPDTDKPYATVLIYKSSNGLYYGKLTEILDSDDPADQKLIGTIIIKDMKEDDGMLKGGSIYDPEENKTYHGKISLTKDGRLEMRGSLDRWGLLGATEYWKRSKK, encoded by the coding sequence ATGAAGAAAATCGTTTTCACCATTTTCTTATGCCTTGCTACATTGGCAGTGGAAGCCCAAGTCGACAAAATTCTGGGACCGTGGACCGCCATCGACCCCGATACCGACAAGCCTTACGCCACCGTACTCATCTATAAAAGCAGCAACGGGCTGTATTACGGCAAGCTCACCGAAATTCTGGATTCCGACGACCCAGCCGATCAAAAGCTCATCGGCACCATCATCATCAAGGACATGAAAGAAGATGACGGTATGCTGAAGGGTGGCTCCATTTACGACCCCGAAGAAAACAAGACCTACCATGGAAAGATATCACTTACCAAGGACGGTCGCCTAGAAATGCGCGGTTCGCTTGACCGCTGGGGACTTTTGGGTGCCACGGAATATTGGAAACGCAGTAAAAAGTAA
- the ispE gene encoding 4-(cytidine 5'-diphospho)-2-C-methyl-D-erythritol kinase, with the protein MKEYAPAKINLFLDVIRKREDGYHDLGTLFQTIDAGDTVSAEPRQDGRITLCYNEPQNYPLESDLVYKAAKLLQQESGTTLGADIYLNKVMPLGAGLGGGSADAAATLRLLNQLWKLKFKFEKLEEIGAKLGADVPFLVRGGTAMAEGIGEKLTFVKPLQLNDEQYLLVATPLDSVPTKDAYAGVPKSGPDRWETYKSKCMRTGKAASIDFALANTFNAFEESVFPKHPLVEEMKNEFKRLGATSVLMSGSGASVFGVFETRKQAKEAAEELKPISRYQVVTRFFEGF; encoded by the coding sequence ATGAAAGAATACGCTCCTGCCAAGATTAATTTGTTTTTGGATGTTATTCGTAAACGTGAAGATGGCTACCATGATTTGGGCACCCTCTTCCAGACCATCGACGCAGGTGACACAGTAAGTGCCGAGCCGCGTCAGGATGGCCGCATTACGCTTTGCTACAACGAACCGCAGAATTATCCGCTGGAATCGGACTTGGTTTACAAGGCCGCAAAACTCTTGCAGCAAGAATCGGGCACGACTCTCGGTGCAGACATTTATCTCAATAAGGTGATGCCTTTGGGTGCTGGCCTCGGCGGTGGTTCTGCTGATGCTGCTGCAACGCTTCGTTTGTTGAACCAGCTGTGGAAGCTCAAATTCAAATTTGAAAAGCTCGAAGAAATTGGGGCGAAACTTGGAGCAGATGTTCCCTTCCTGGTTCGTGGCGGTACCGCCATGGCCGAAGGTATTGGTGAAAAACTCACTTTTGTGAAGCCGTTGCAGTTGAACGACGAACAGTACCTGCTGGTGGCCACTCCGCTCGATTCTGTACCGACGAAGGATGCCTATGCTGGTGTGCCTAAATCCGGTCCGGACCGTTGGGAAACTTACAAGTCCAAGTGCATGCGCACGGGCAAGGCCGCGTCGATCGACTTTGCGCTTGCCAATACCTTCAATGCTTTTGAAGAATCGGTATTCCCCAAGCACCCGCTTGTCGAAGAGATGAAAAACGAATTCAAGCGCTTGGGGGCAACCTCCGTCCTGATGTCGGGGTCGGGTGCGTCGGTTTTTGGCGTCTTTGAAACCCGAAAGCAGGCAAAAGAGGCTGCCGAAGAGCTGAAACCCATCTCCAGGTACCAGGTTGTAACCCGCTTTTTTGAAGGTTTTTAG
- a CDS encoding 50S ribosomal protein L25: protein MELTKLAATSRVLGKSRDCARLRKEGKIPAVYYGKGQESVNISVSAIDVRKVLAPGKRYTLLDLEIDGKAGNAAVIYNYQKNPISQEIEHIDFIKIDEASKVKVRVPVKLNGLPVGVKTQGGTFAQQNRYIQLAAVPTKIPAVLEMDISEFPAPTTFYAKDLKLADGIELACQPRTVIFTITAKSGKKADDAAAADAAAPAAEAK, encoded by the coding sequence ATGGAACTCACAAAACTCGCAGCAACCTCGAGAGTGCTAGGCAAGAGCCGCGACTGCGCCCGTCTCCGCAAGGAAGGCAAGATCCCGGCTGTCTATTATGGTAAGGGTCAAGAGTCTGTGAATATCAGCGTTAGCGCAATCGATGTTCGCAAGGTTCTCGCCCCGGGTAAGCGTTACACGCTTCTCGACCTGGAAATTGATGGCAAGGCCGGCAACGCTGCCGTAATTTACAACTACCAGAAGAACCCGATTTCTCAGGAAATCGAACACATCGACTTCATCAAGATCGACGAAGCCTCCAAGGTTAAGGTTCGCGTTCCGGTTAAGTTGAACGGTCTTCCGGTTGGCGTTAAGACCCAGGGTGGTACTTTCGCTCAGCAGAACCGCTACATCCAGCTCGCTGCTGTTCCGACCAAGATTCCGGCTGTCCTCGAAATGGACATCTCCGAATTCCCGGCTCCGACGACCTTCTACGCCAAGGATCTCAAGCTCGCTGACGGTATCGAACTCGCTTGCCAGCCGCGCACCGTGATCTTCACGATTACTGCCAAGAGCGGTAAGAAGGCTGATGACGCTGCTGCCGCTGATGCTGCTGCTCCGGCTGCCGAAGCTAAGTAA
- the pth gene encoding aminoacyl-tRNA hydrolase, translating into MYIIVGLGNPGTQYSNTHHNAGFMAVEKLADSSKDWKSEHKALTMKVNIAGEECLLVKPQTYMNLSGEAVQAVMTWYKVKVDHLLVFSDDINLDVGRIRCRKDGSHGGQNGLRNIIEHVGDKFPRIRFGVGKCPPKYDLSNWVLAKFPPEDRPAFDEAIAKVPALVECYFKFGIEKCMERYNGK; encoded by the coding sequence ATGTATATTATTGTTGGTCTCGGAAATCCTGGTACTCAGTATTCTAACACACATCACAACGCTGGTTTTATGGCGGTAGAAAAACTTGCTGATTCGAGCAAGGACTGGAAAAGCGAACACAAGGCGCTGACCATGAAGGTGAATATCGCAGGCGAAGAATGCCTGTTGGTGAAACCGCAGACTTATATGAATTTGTCTGGAGAGGCGGTTCAGGCGGTCATGACTTGGTACAAGGTAAAGGTGGATCACCTGCTCGTTTTCAGTGATGACATTAATTTGGATGTAGGCCGTATCCGTTGCCGCAAGGACGGCAGTCACGGCGGTCAGAATGGACTCCGCAATATCATTGAGCATGTGGGCGACAAGTTCCCGCGTATCCGCTTTGGCGTAGGCAAGTGCCCGCCCAAGTATGACTTGAGCAACTGGGTGCTCGCTAAGTTCCCGCCCGAAGACCGCCCGGCCTTTGACGAGGCGATTGCTAAAGTCCCTGCCCTTGTAGAATGCTACTTCAAGTTCGGCATCGAAAAGTGCATGGAACGCTATAACGGAAAATAA
- the guaB gene encoding IMP dehydrogenase encodes MKLLPEALTFDDVLLVPAESSVLPAQTDVSTQLAPNIKLNIPIISAAMDTVTTAPLAISLALQGGLGIIHKNMSIEDQAEEVRKVKRWQSGIVTNPVTLDADEPVSAAFELRARNKVSGFPILSKGKLVGMLTSRDLRTVSDMNVKIRAVMTKNPVTASPKVSLSKAKEILAEKRIEKLPLVDASGALKGLITMTDILKRENNPNASLDKNGQLLVGAAVSTSANTLERVAALVDAGVDLLIIDTAHGHHIGVRNMVKTVRKKYPKLTICAGNVCTPEAVEELAKCGANIVKVGIGPGSICTTRIVAGVGYPQFSAVVECGKMARKVGVKIIADGGLKFSGDIVKALAAGGHAVMVGSLFAGTEEAPGEVILADGRSYKSYRGMGSLGAMKAGSADRYFQGGVQEPRKFVPEGIEGRVPYKGPLRDTVYQLIGGIHSAMGYAGAANLEELYKKATFVRITGAGLRESHPHDVTITKEAPNYRTGD; translated from the coding sequence ATGAAACTTTTGCCAGAAGCTTTGACGTTTGACGACGTCCTCCTTGTTCCCGCTGAATCTTCTGTTCTTCCGGCTCAGACCGATGTGAGCACTCAGCTCGCTCCGAATATCAAGCTGAACATTCCTATTATCAGTGCCGCTATGGATACCGTGACGACGGCTCCGCTCGCCATTTCTTTGGCTTTGCAGGGTGGTCTCGGCATTATCCACAAGAACATGAGCATCGAAGACCAGGCCGAAGAAGTCCGCAAGGTCAAGCGTTGGCAGTCCGGTATTGTGACCAATCCGGTGACGCTCGACGCCGACGAACCGGTGTCTGCTGCTTTTGAACTCCGCGCCCGTAACAAGGTGAGCGGTTTCCCGATTCTTTCTAAGGGTAAGCTCGTTGGTATGCTCACGAGCCGTGACCTCCGCACCGTTAGCGACATGAACGTGAAGATCCGTGCCGTGATGACCAAGAATCCGGTGACGGCAAGCCCGAAGGTGAGCCTTTCTAAGGCGAAGGAAATCCTCGCCGAAAAGCGTATCGAAAAGCTCCCGCTGGTGGATGCTTCTGGTGCCTTGAAGGGCCTCATCACGATGACTGACATTTTGAAGCGCGAAAACAACCCGAACGCTAGCCTCGACAAGAATGGCCAGTTGCTCGTGGGTGCCGCTGTCAGCACTTCTGCAAATACTCTTGAACGCGTTGCCGCCCTCGTGGATGCCGGAGTTGACCTGTTGATTATCGATACGGCTCACGGCCACCACATCGGTGTGCGTAACATGGTGAAGACCGTTCGCAAGAAATATCCGAAGCTCACGATTTGCGCCGGTAACGTTTGCACGCCGGAAGCTGTCGAAGAACTCGCCAAGTGCGGTGCCAACATCGTTAAGGTGGGTATCGGTCCGGGTTCCATCTGCACGACTCGTATCGTGGCTGGTGTGGGTTACCCGCAGTTCTCCGCTGTCGTGGAATGCGGCAAGATGGCTCGCAAGGTCGGCGTGAAGATTATCGCTGACGGTGGCCTCAAGTTCTCTGGCGACATCGTGAAGGCTCTCGCTGCCGGCGGTCACGCTGTGATGGTGGGCTCTCTCTTTGCTGGTACCGAAGAAGCTCCGGGCGAAGTCATTCTCGCTGATGGCCGTAGCTACAAGAGCTACCGCGGCATGGGTTCTCTCGGCGCCATGAAGGCTGGCTCCGCTGACCGTTACTTCCAGGGTGGCGTCCAGGAACCGCGCAAGTTCGTTCCGGAAGGCATCGAAGGCCGCGTGCCCTACAAGGGACCGCTCCGCGACACCGTTTACCAGCTGATTGGCGGTATTCACTCTGCCATGGGTTATGCCGGTGCTGCTAACCTCGAAGAACTCTACAAGAAGGCAACGTTTGTCCGTATTACGGGCGCAGGCCTCCGTGAATCTCATCCGCACGATGTGACCATCACGAAGGAAGCTCCGAACTACAGGACTGGCGACTAA
- the gatA gene encoding Asp-tRNA(Asn)/Glu-tRNA(Gln) amidotransferase subunit GatA, whose amino-acid sequence METIQELSGKLANGSKTAVALTEESLAKIESTKNLNAYISVLNERALQKAAESDKRRAEGKTLGALDGIPVAVKDNMCIEGTRTTAASKILENFVAPYTATAIEKLEAAGAIIVGKTNMDEFAMGSSNETSYFGKVINPLDESRVPGGSSGGSAVAVASGTVACALGSDTGGSIRQPAACTGVVGLKPTYGRVSRYGLLAYASSLDQIGPFGATVKDAATLLGAICGIDPHDNTTSTRPTEDFTAKLDAGVKGKVIGVPKEYFGEGLDAECKAAIEGMLGKLEAEGATLKEISLPHISYAVSSYYIIATAEASSNLSRYDGVRYGYRSKEARKLFDLYAKSRSEGFGKEVQRRILLGSYVLSAGFYDAYYVQAQKVRRLITDDFNKAFESCDVIASPTMPGLPLKCGMNESDPMAVYLSDIYTVSLNLSGLPGVSVPCGMAGGLPVGLQWIGKPFQEADLLSVAAATEKLNK is encoded by the coding sequence ATGGAGACCATCCAAGAATTGAGCGGCAAGCTCGCTAACGGCAGCAAGACTGCCGTGGCCCTTACCGAAGAATCCCTCGCAAAGATTGAATCTACTAAGAATTTAAACGCCTATATCAGTGTTTTGAACGAACGCGCCTTGCAGAAGGCCGCCGAATCCGACAAGCGTCGTGCCGAAGGCAAGACTCTCGGAGCCCTCGACGGAATTCCGGTTGCCGTAAAGGACAACATGTGCATCGAAGGCACACGCACCACGGCCGCGTCCAAGATTCTTGAAAATTTTGTCGCCCCCTACACCGCTACCGCTATCGAAAAGCTCGAAGCCGCCGGTGCAATCATCGTGGGCAAAACCAACATGGACGAATTCGCCATGGGTTCGAGCAACGAGACCTCCTACTTCGGTAAGGTCATCAACCCGCTCGATGAATCCCGCGTTCCGGGAGGCTCCAGTGGCGGTTCGGCCGTAGCCGTGGCCAGTGGCACGGTCGCCTGTGCGCTCGGCTCCGACACCGGTGGATCTATTCGTCAGCCCGCTGCCTGCACAGGCGTTGTGGGCCTCAAGCCCACCTACGGCCGTGTATCCCGTTACGGCCTGTTGGCTTACGCTAGCTCTTTGGACCAGATTGGCCCCTTCGGTGCAACCGTTAAAGATGCCGCCACCCTCCTCGGCGCCATCTGTGGTATCGACCCGCACGACAACACCACCAGCACTCGCCCGACCGAAGACTTTACCGCAAAGCTCGACGCCGGCGTGAAGGGCAAGGTGATTGGCGTTCCCAAGGAATACTTTGGCGAAGGCCTCGACGCCGAATGCAAGGCCGCTATCGAAGGCATGCTGGGGAAGCTCGAAGCCGAAGGCGCCACCCTCAAGGAAATCAGCCTTCCGCACATCAGCTACGCCGTGTCCAGCTACTACATCATTGCAACTGCCGAAGCTAGCTCGAACCTTTCCCGCTACGACGGCGTTCGCTACGGCTACCGCAGCAAAGAAGCCCGCAAGCTCTTCGACCTGTACGCCAAGTCCCGCAGCGAAGGTTTCGGTAAGGAAGTCCAGCGCCGTATTCTCCTCGGCAGCTACGTGCTTTCCGCAGGCTTCTACGATGCCTACTACGTGCAGGCCCAGAAGGTCCGTCGCTTGATTACCGACGACTTCAACAAGGCATTCGAAAGCTGCGACGTGATCGCAAGCCCCACGATGCCGGGTCTCCCGCTCAAGTGCGGCATGAACGAATCCGACCCGATGGCTGTGTACCTCAGCGACATCTACACCGTAAGCCTGAACCTTTCTGGCTTACCGGGCGTGAGCGTGCCGTGTGGCATGGCCGGCGGACTCCCCGTGGGTCTGCAGTGGATTGGCAAGCCGTTCCAGGAAGCCGACTTGCTCAGCGTCGCTGCTGCAACAGAGAAGTTGAACAAGTAA
- a CDS encoding DUF4321 domain-containing protein: MNRNNTFGRLLVFIVLGLIIGGILGECLGMLFGQLGELMNAGGFNNVVHNFFVSSFNLNIGFADRPEPVVLDLYLVKIAFGFGIKLNVVSIIGMILGIYIMKWSGGK, from the coding sequence ATGAATCGAAATAATACTTTTGGTCGTCTACTGGTTTTTATCGTGTTGGGCCTGATCATCGGCGGAATCCTTGGCGAATGCCTCGGTATGCTGTTTGGTCAGCTTGGCGAACTGATGAACGCAGGTGGATTCAATAACGTAGTCCACAACTTCTTCGTTTCGTCCTTCAACCTCAACATCGGTTTTGCCGACAGGCCCGAGCCCGTGGTTCTTGACCTTTATCTGGTCAAAATCGCATTCGGCTTCGGAATCAAGCTGAACGTGGTAAGCATTATCGGCATGATTCTCGGCATCTACATCATGAAATGGTCCGGAGGAAAGTAA